One segment of Niveibacterium microcysteis DNA contains the following:
- a CDS encoding ABC transporter substrate-binding protein: protein MKPIQTTKTMLALGLALGAVASHAADIEVLHWWTSGGEARALAELTKKLEASGHRWRDFSVAGGGGDNAMLLLKTRVVSGYPPMAAQIKGPEIREWAEDGLLADIGDVASAGNWDATLPAVVANAMKYEGRYVAAPVNVHRVNWMWINPEVLKKAGVEPPTSWDALIASADSIRKAGFTPIAHGGQPWQDFTLFESVALGVGGADFYKKAFVSLDSATLQGATMTKALDTFKSLRKLIDAGAPNREWSAATAMVISGKAAVQFMGDWAKGEFARAGKQPGRDYLCLPAPGTDKAYTYNIDSFAFFRQRHDEARKAQADLANALMGAEFQENFNLAKGSIPARTNARMDRFDDCAKRSAEAFRATAQSGGLVPSVAHRMAAPEAVQAAMQAAVSAYFNDANMSTRDAQARLVQAVAAGNVQR from the coding sequence ATGAAACCCATCCAGACGACGAAGACCATGCTCGCGCTCGGGTTGGCGCTGGGCGCAGTCGCCAGCCACGCAGCGGACATCGAAGTCCTGCATTGGTGGACTTCGGGCGGCGAAGCACGCGCCCTGGCCGAACTGACCAAGAAACTCGAAGCCAGCGGCCACCGCTGGCGCGATTTCTCGGTCGCCGGGGGCGGCGGCGATAACGCGATGCTGCTGCTGAAGACCCGCGTGGTCTCCGGTTACCCCCCGATGGCCGCGCAAATCAAGGGGCCGGAAATCCGGGAATGGGCGGAAGACGGCCTGCTCGCCGATATCGGTGACGTGGCGAGCGCCGGCAACTGGGACGCGACGCTGCCAGCCGTCGTTGCCAACGCAATGAAGTACGAAGGTCGCTACGTCGCCGCGCCGGTGAACGTGCACCGCGTCAACTGGATGTGGATCAACCCGGAAGTACTGAAGAAGGCCGGCGTCGAGCCCCCCACCAGCTGGGACGCGTTGATCGCCTCGGCCGACAGCATCCGCAAGGCCGGCTTCACGCCGATCGCTCACGGCGGTCAGCCCTGGCAAGACTTCACACTGTTCGAATCTGTCGCGCTCGGCGTCGGCGGTGCCGACTTCTACAAGAAGGCCTTCGTTTCGCTCGATAGCGCAACCCTGCAGGGCGCCACGATGACCAAGGCGCTGGATACCTTCAAGTCGTTGCGCAAGCTGATCGACGCAGGCGCGCCAAATCGTGAGTGGAGTGCGGCCACGGCGATGGTGATCAGCGGCAAGGCAGCCGTGCAGTTCATGGGCGACTGGGCGAAGGGCGAATTCGCGCGTGCCGGCAAGCAGCCGGGCCGCGATTACCTCTGCCTGCCGGCGCCCGGCACCGACAAGGCCTACACCTACAACATCGACAGCTTCGCCTTCTTCCGCCAGCGCCACGACGAAGCGCGGAAGGCGCAGGCAGATCTGGCGAACGCCCTGATGGGTGCGGAGTTCCAGGAGAACTTCAACCTCGCAAAGGGTTCGATCCCGGCCCGCACCAACGCGCGTATGGACCGCTTTGACGACTGCGCCAAGCGCTCTGCGGAAGCCTTCCGCGCAACCGCGCAGAGCGGTGGTCTCGTGCCATCCGTGGCACACCGCATGGCCGCACCCGAAGCCGTTCAGGCCGCCATGCAAGCCGCTGTCTCAGCCTATTTCAATGACGCCAACATGAGCACGCGCGACGCGCAGGCGCGCCTTGTCCAGGCCGTTGCCGCCGGCAATGTGCAGCGCTGA
- a CDS encoding protein kinase domain-containing protein has protein sequence MAAQPERIGKYRIIREIGRGATAIVYLAENPFYPEPIALKHISFNDKAKDQAKWNRRLLKLLRAEEAVSKRLNHPNIIRIFETVIEADQAYVVMEYFEGYSLERYCTFENLLPIHRVVSIIFKCCMALDYAYKNGIIHRDIKPANILIDDQDNVKITDFGLALNIKKQSDEDSTFIMGVGSPAYMSPEQVKSYPLNQKTDLYSLGVVLFHMLTGRLPFRAKNPAQLVYRIINADPPSVVLLNPAVPETMDPVIRKALEKDLYSRYKNGAEFAKDLSAVRYKIYDENEHLEDNSHFGQLRRLPFFTEFDDVEVWEAFRIGKWRQCGELTTLIKEGSSDARFCILIEGRVEVSLDGRKVAEYGPGEVFGESAFLDEQERKQFATVVTLTPVSYLEINPAALVLASEECTDHFRSRLSTVAMRRLSAALRVCAKSGEPATRGNDGAPSGGLELQLVNS, from the coding sequence ATGGCTGCGCAGCCGGAGAGAATCGGGAAGTACCGCATCATTCGCGAGATCGGGCGAGGGGCTACGGCCATCGTCTATCTTGCGGAGAACCCGTTCTATCCGGAGCCGATTGCCCTCAAGCACATCAGCTTCAACGACAAGGCGAAGGATCAGGCCAAGTGGAACCGCCGCCTGCTCAAGCTCTTGCGGGCTGAAGAAGCTGTCTCCAAGCGCCTCAACCACCCCAACATCATCCGCATCTTCGAGACCGTCATCGAGGCTGATCAGGCCTATGTCGTGATGGAGTATTTCGAGGGTTATTCGCTCGAGCGCTACTGCACCTTTGAGAATCTGCTGCCGATCCACCGTGTCGTCAGCATCATCTTCAAATGTTGCATGGCGCTGGATTACGCCTACAAGAACGGCATCATCCACCGCGATATCAAGCCGGCGAACATCCTGATCGATGATCAGGACAACGTGAAGATCACTGACTTCGGGCTTGCGCTGAACATCAAGAAGCAGAGCGACGAGGATTCGACCTTCATCATGGGCGTCGGCTCGCCGGCCTACATGTCGCCCGAGCAGGTGAAGTCCTACCCGCTGAACCAGAAGACTGACCTCTACTCGCTCGGCGTGGTGCTGTTCCACATGTTGACCGGGCGGCTGCCGTTCCGCGCGAAGAACCCTGCGCAGCTGGTGTATCGCATCATCAATGCCGATCCGCCCTCAGTGGTGCTGCTCAATCCGGCTGTGCCGGAGACGATGGATCCGGTCATCCGCAAGGCGCTCGAGAAGGATCTGTATTCCCGCTACAAGAACGGCGCGGAATTTGCGAAAGACCTGTCTGCCGTCCGCTACAAGATCTACGACGAGAACGAGCACCTCGAAGACAACTCGCACTTCGGCCAGCTGCGGCGATTGCCGTTCTTCACCGAATTCGACGATGTTGAGGTCTGGGAAGCGTTCCGGATCGGCAAATGGCGCCAATGTGGCGAGCTGACGACGCTGATCAAGGAAGGCAGCAGCGATGCGCGTTTCTGCATCCTGATCGAGGGGCGCGTTGAAGTATCGCTCGATGGCCGCAAGGTTGCAGAGTACGGCCCGGGTGAGGTTTTCGGCGAGAGTGCGTTCCTCGACGAGCAGGAGCGCAAGCAGTTTGCGACCGTCGTAACGCTGACTCCAGTGAGCTATCTGGAGATCAACCCTGCGGCGCTGGTTCTTGCGTCGGAGGAGTGTACTGACCACTTCCGTTCTCGACTGTCGACCGTGGCGATGCGGCGCCTGTCTGCCGCACTGCGCGTCTGCGCGAAGTCTGGCGAACCCGCCACCCGCGGCAACGACGGCGCGCCAAGCGGCGGCCTGGAGCTTCAGCTCGTCAACAGCTGA
- a CDS encoding alkaline phosphatase D family protein, which produces MNRRAFLRNTGFWTASIAAGGLAACGSDSSTAPASPLAKATGKNWQFPQSIASGDPRPDGVMLWTRVTPTNVDAVASAPEAGDFSIRVLVTAVDNTAKLGTSDALAGQLVVDNTIPVFARYDHTVRNKLTGLQANTVYFYQFAAGDVRSRVGRFKTAPAKDADVAELKFAFISCQDWSVNHWAGFESLAQEDIDFVVHLGDYIYETVGEAFQTGAVEARHDALVLPDGSFKSGNSGAKYATTLADYRYLYKKYRTDPRLQALHERLPFIATWDDHEFSDDCWQDAETYDNGSYDATTGVGDNAHQSTRRRGANQAWFEFMPADVSYDGTTTSFKNVRIYRDLPFGKLAHFVVTDERLYRADHIVPEAAPNPATGAALGSVGSRYFVPADVRESIEAAKMRAVPSGGDTLAPVSIFGTTQRDWWKHTMGSSTATWKLWCNEVSLLRMGLDGTAAVATLLALQSVSTVAGSIAGAAASTSGNVAAAAALVAAATAGADQATAGAAAMAIATAVASSADPVAAAVAKGLSASQATLAAAAYRAAAAVSGATAQAGAGAQVIAFGYIKPDIIAKGAASGFVGSVAASLAPYFTRFLLNCDQWDGYNAERKHLMAHLKDNGIRNVVALTGDLHSFHAGTVNDDYDATGTGTPVMVDFVTAGISSDSWFKYFADATSGSLLSNLVFAPISVPVDGIGTLDLRFNLFDFTLQRTAPTLDELAEQVRLPVRRALGAKGVSEAALDATTSAVLSALKATPAFSTSLLGLAGQLASLNSNPWIRHMVSDAQGYAVVSLKPDGMRCSFRQLNPLVGNTAPSAPIASTMAFAVARDVAAVTRLS; this is translated from the coding sequence ATGAATCGACGCGCATTCCTGCGCAATACCGGCTTCTGGACGGCTTCAATCGCTGCGGGCGGGCTCGCCGCCTGCGGCAGCGATAGCAGCACTGCGCCGGCATCGCCGCTGGCAAAGGCCACCGGCAAGAACTGGCAATTCCCGCAGAGCATCGCCTCAGGTGACCCACGTCCCGACGGCGTCATGCTTTGGACCCGCGTCACCCCGACAAACGTGGATGCGGTCGCCAGCGCGCCGGAGGCCGGCGATTTTTCGATCCGCGTGCTCGTCACGGCCGTGGACAACACTGCCAAGCTCGGCACATCCGATGCGCTGGCCGGTCAGTTGGTAGTCGATAACACGATCCCGGTTTTCGCTCGCTACGACCACACCGTCCGCAACAAGCTCACCGGGTTGCAAGCGAACACCGTGTATTTCTACCAGTTCGCGGCCGGCGACGTGCGCTCGCGCGTCGGTCGCTTCAAGACCGCACCCGCAAAAGATGCTGATGTCGCAGAACTGAAGTTCGCGTTCATTTCCTGCCAGGACTGGAGCGTGAATCACTGGGCGGGCTTCGAGAGCCTTGCGCAAGAAGACATCGATTTCGTCGTGCACCTTGGCGACTACATCTACGAAACCGTCGGCGAGGCATTCCAGACCGGCGCCGTCGAGGCTCGCCACGACGCGCTCGTGCTGCCCGACGGTAGCTTCAAGTCCGGCAACAGCGGCGCCAAGTACGCCACCACGCTTGCCGACTACCGCTACCTCTACAAAAAGTACCGTACCGATCCACGCCTGCAAGCCCTGCATGAGCGCCTGCCCTTCATTGCGACCTGGGACGATCACGAGTTCTCCGACGACTGCTGGCAGGACGCCGAGACTTACGACAACGGCAGCTATGACGCAACGACGGGCGTGGGCGACAACGCCCATCAGAGCACGCGCCGGCGAGGCGCCAACCAGGCCTGGTTCGAATTCATGCCGGCGGACGTCAGCTACGACGGTACGACCACGAGCTTCAAGAACGTACGCATCTATCGCGATCTGCCCTTCGGCAAGCTTGCCCACTTCGTCGTGACCGACGAGCGGCTCTACCGTGCCGATCACATCGTCCCGGAGGCCGCGCCCAACCCGGCGACGGGCGCCGCGCTCGGCTCGGTGGGATCGCGCTATTTCGTGCCGGCCGATGTGCGGGAGAGCATTGAAGCGGCAAAGATGCGGGCAGTACCAAGTGGCGGCGATACGTTGGCGCCGGTGTCCATCTTCGGCACCACGCAACGCGATTGGTGGAAGCACACGATGGGCAGTTCCACAGCCACTTGGAAGTTGTGGTGTAACGAGGTGTCGCTACTGCGAATGGGGCTGGACGGCACCGCAGCCGTCGCCACACTGCTTGCGCTGCAGTCGGTCAGCACGGTGGCCGGCAGCATCGCCGGCGCCGCTGCAAGCACAAGTGGCAATGTTGCTGCCGCCGCCGCACTGGTGGCCGCCGCTACGGCCGGTGCCGACCAGGCTACGGCGGGCGCGGCAGCGATGGCAATCGCGACCGCCGTCGCCAGTTCCGCCGATCCGGTTGCCGCCGCGGTCGCCAAGGGCCTGAGTGCCTCGCAAGCGACACTGGCAGCCGCGGCTTACCGCGCCGCCGCGGCAGTGAGCGGTGCCACGGCGCAGGCAGGCGCTGGTGCGCAAGTCATCGCATTCGGCTACATCAAGCCGGACATCATCGCCAAGGGTGCCGCCTCAGGCTTCGTTGGCAGCGTCGCCGCCTCGCTTGCGCCGTACTTCACACGCTTTCTGCTCAACTGCGACCAATGGGATGGTTACAACGCCGAGCGCAAGCACCTGATGGCGCACCTGAAGGACAACGGCATCCGGAATGTAGTCGCGCTGACCGGCGACCTGCACTCCTTCCATGCGGGTACCGTCAATGACGACTACGACGCCACCGGTACCGGCACGCCGGTGATGGTGGACTTCGTCACCGCCGGCATCAGTTCGGATTCGTGGTTCAAGTACTTCGCCGATGCCACCTCCGGTTCGCTGCTGTCGAACCTCGTCTTCGCGCCAATCTCGGTGCCGGTCGACGGAATCGGCACCCTCGATCTGCGCTTCAACCTGTTCGATTTCACCCTGCAGCGCACCGCGCCAACACTCGATGAATTGGCCGAGCAAGTGCGCCTGCCGGTACGCCGCGCGCTCGGCGCAAAAGGCGTCAGCGAGGCCGCGCTCGACGCCACCACCTCGGCCGTGCTTTCAGCGCTGAAAGCGACGCCGGCATTCTCCACATCGCTTCTCGGGCTCGCGGGGCAACTCGCCAGCCTCAACAGCAACCCGTGGATCCGCCACATGGTCAGCGACGCACAAGGCTACGCGGTGGTATCGCTTAAACCGGACGGCATGCGCTGCAGCTTCCGCCAGCTCAACCCGCTGGTGGGCAACACGGCGCCGAGCGCACCCATCGCCTCAACCATGGCGTTCGCCGTGGCGCGCGATGTGGCCGCGGTCACCCGGCTGAGCTAA
- the dnaK gene encoding molecular chaperone DnaK: protein MGKIIGIDLGTTNSCVAIMEGGTPKVIENSEGARTTPSIVAYMEDGEILCGAPAKRQAVTNAKNTLYAVKRLIGRRFEEREVQKDISLMPYSITKADNGDAWVEVRGKKMAPPQISAEVLRKMKKTAEDYLGEEVTEAVITVPAYFNDSQRQATKDAGRIAGLEVKRIINEPTAAALAFGMDKVSGKDKKIAVFDLGGGTFDISIIEIADVDGDKQFEVLATNGDTFLGGEDFDQRVIDYIVEEFKKQNGIDLSKDAIALQRIKAAAERAKIELSSGQQTEINEPYITMANGAPCHLAMKITRAKFESLVEELVEATIEPCRKALKDAGLKVTDIDDVILVGGQTRMPKVQEKVREFFGKEPRKDVNPDEAVAVGAAIQGGVLQGEVKDVLLLDVCPLTLGIETLGGVMTPLIKRNTTIPTKAQQVFSTADDNQTAVTIHVLQGEREMASANKSLGQFNLSDIPPAPRGMPQIEVTFDIDANGILHVSAKDKATNKEAKITIKANSGLSDEEVQKMVNDAAAHAEDDRKARELIDARNQCDALIHTAKKAIQEHGDKVSADEKAKIETAIKEAEEAIKGTDKEDIEAKAQALALASQTLGEKMYSQTAGADAGATAGAGASAKPADDNVVDAEFTEVKDKK from the coding sequence ATGGGCAAGATCATCGGTATCGACCTCGGCACCACCAACAGCTGCGTCGCCATCATGGAAGGCGGCACGCCGAAGGTCATCGAGAACTCCGAAGGCGCGCGCACCACGCCGTCAATCGTCGCCTACATGGAAGACGGCGAGATTCTCTGCGGCGCACCCGCCAAGCGTCAGGCTGTCACCAACGCAAAGAACACCCTCTACGCGGTCAAGCGCCTGATCGGCCGCCGCTTCGAGGAGCGGGAAGTCCAGAAGGACATCTCGCTGATGCCCTACTCCATCACCAAGGCCGATAACGGTGACGCCTGGGTGGAAGTGCGTGGCAAGAAGATGGCCCCGCCCCAGATCTCTGCCGAAGTCCTGCGCAAGATGAAGAAGACCGCCGAGGACTACCTTGGCGAAGAAGTGACGGAAGCGGTCATCACCGTGCCGGCCTACTTCAACGACAGCCAGCGCCAGGCCACCAAGGACGCAGGCCGCATCGCCGGCCTTGAAGTCAAGCGCATCATCAACGAGCCGACCGCGGCTGCGCTCGCCTTCGGCATGGACAAGGTTTCCGGCAAGGACAAGAAGATTGCCGTGTTCGACCTTGGCGGCGGCACCTTCGACATTTCGATCATCGAGATCGCAGACGTCGACGGCGACAAGCAATTTGAAGTGCTCGCCACGAACGGCGATACCTTCCTCGGCGGTGAGGACTTCGACCAGCGCGTGATCGACTACATCGTCGAAGAGTTCAAGAAGCAGAACGGCATCGACCTGTCGAAGGATGCGATTGCGCTGCAACGCATCAAGGCCGCGGCTGAACGCGCCAAGATCGAGCTGTCGTCCGGCCAGCAAACCGAAATCAACGAGCCGTACATCACGATGGCCAACGGCGCGCCGTGCCACCTCGCGATGAAGATCACACGCGCCAAGTTCGAATCGCTGGTCGAAGAGCTCGTCGAAGCCACCATCGAACCGTGCCGCAAGGCGCTGAAGGATGCGGGCCTGAAGGTCACCGACATCGACGACGTGATCCTCGTCGGCGGTCAGACCCGCATGCCCAAGGTGCAGGAGAAGGTGCGCGAGTTCTTCGGCAAGGAGCCGCGCAAGGATGTGAACCCGGACGAAGCCGTGGCTGTGGGTGCTGCGATTCAGGGTGGCGTGCTGCAAGGCGAGGTGAAGGACGTGCTGCTGCTGGACGTCTGCCCGCTCACCCTGGGTATCGAAACCCTGGGCGGCGTGATGACCCCGCTGATCAAGCGCAACACGACGATCCCGACCAAGGCGCAGCAGGTATTCTCGACCGCGGACGACAACCAGACCGCAGTGACGATCCACGTGCTGCAGGGCGAACGCGAAATGGCCTCGGCCAACAAGAGCCTCGGCCAGTTCAACCTGTCGGACATTCCGCCGGCGCCGCGCGGCATGCCGCAGATCGAAGTGACCTTCGACATCGACGCCAACGGCATCCTGCATGTGTCGGCCAAGGACAAGGCCACCAACAAGGAAGCCAAGATCACCATCAAGGCCAACTCCGGCCTGTCGGATGAAGAAGTCCAGAAGATGGTGAACGACGCTGCCGCGCACGCTGAAGACGACCGCAAGGCACGTGAGCTGATCGACGCACGCAACCAGTGCGACGCGCTGATCCACACCGCCAAGAAGGCGATCCAGGAGCACGGTGACAAGGTTTCGGCCGACGAAAAGGCCAAGATCGAAACTGCGATCAAGGAAGCCGAGGAAGCGATCAAGGGCACCGACAAGGAAGACATCGAAGCCAAGGCCCAGGCCCTGGCGCTCGCCAGCCAGACGCTGGGCGAGAAGATGTACTCCCAAACCGCGGGGGCCGATGCCGGCGCCACCGCGGGTGCCGGAGCGAGCGCCAAGCCGGCTGACGATAACGTCGTCGATGCCGAGTTCACCGAGGTCAAGGACAAGAAGTAA
- the dnaJ gene encoding molecular chaperone DnaJ: MAKRDYYDVLGVNRDASDEDIKKSYRKLAMKFHPDRNPDDKSAEEKFKEAKEAYEVLSDGNKRAAYDRYGHAGVDPSAAGGPGGFGGGAGFEGFSDAFGGIFDEIFGGGRGGGGGGRSNVYRGADLRYNLEITLEEAARGAEKTIRIPLMEECEICHGSGAKPGTQPKTCPTCGGAGQVRMQQGFFSIQQTCPKCHGSGRHISDPCGSCHGAGRVKKQKTLEVKIPAGIDDGMRLRHAGYGEPGVNGGPPGDLYVEIHVREHQVFQRDHDDLHCEMPIGFATAALGGEIAIPTLDGAANLKIPAETQSGKVFRLRGKGIRNVRSGHPGDLLCHVVVETPVNLNERQKELLREFEELAQKDAAKQTPRAKGWMDKVREFFSD, from the coding sequence ATGGCCAAAAGGGATTACTACGACGTACTGGGGGTCAATCGCGACGCCAGCGACGAGGACATCAAGAAGTCCTATCGCAAGCTCGCGATGAAGTTCCACCCGGACCGCAACCCCGACGACAAGAGCGCCGAAGAGAAATTCAAGGAGGCCAAAGAGGCCTACGAAGTGCTCTCCGACGGCAACAAACGCGCCGCCTACGACCGCTACGGTCATGCTGGCGTGGATCCGTCTGCGGCCGGCGGGCCCGGCGGTTTTGGTGGCGGCGCGGGCTTCGAAGGCTTCTCGGATGCCTTCGGTGGCATCTTCGACGAGATCTTTGGCGGCGGCCGAGGTGGTGGCGGCGGTGGGCGTTCCAACGTCTATCGTGGTGCCGACCTGCGCTACAACCTTGAGATCACGTTGGAAGAAGCTGCGCGCGGCGCCGAGAAGACGATCCGCATCCCGCTCATGGAAGAGTGCGAGATCTGTCACGGCTCCGGCGCCAAGCCGGGCACGCAGCCCAAGACCTGCCCCACCTGTGGTGGCGCCGGTCAGGTGCGCATGCAGCAAGGCTTCTTCTCGATCCAGCAGACCTGCCCGAAGTGCCATGGCTCCGGCCGGCACATCTCCGACCCCTGTGGCAGTTGCCACGGCGCCGGCCGGGTCAAGAAGCAGAAGACGCTGGAAGTGAAGATCCCCGCCGGCATCGACGACGGCATGCGCCTGCGTCACGCCGGGTACGGCGAGCCGGGCGTCAACGGCGGGCCTCCAGGGGATCTGTACGTGGAAATCCACGTCCGCGAGCACCAGGTCTTCCAGCGCGACCATGACGACCTGCATTGCGAGATGCCGATCGGTTTTGCCACCGCGGCACTGGGCGGCGAGATTGCGATCCCGACGCTGGACGGCGCAGCCAACCTGAAGATTCCGGCCGAAACGCAGAGCGGCAAGGTCTTCCGTCTGCGCGGCAAGGGCATCCGCAACGTGCGCTCTGGCCATCCGGGCGACCTGCTGTGTCACGTCGTCGTCGAGACACCCGTCAACCTCAACGAGCGCCAGAAGGAACTGCTGCGCGAGTTCGAGGAGCTGGCGCAAAAAGACGCCGCCAAGCAGACGCCGCGTGCCAAGGGCTGGATGGACAAGGTTCGCGAGTTCTTCAGCGACTGA
- a CDS encoding ABC transporter substrate-binding protein, producing MNTLRHSRLLKTLAALVVCAAAPIASADITVLQMAPLTGPYGGIGWHMQVGAQVAVADLNARGGIAGQKVKLVTASQEPGDVSKQLRPLIDKNAPAALLGLMGEDSVQQLLDSRLLDDTGLALVGPRVGASSLASGSKQLFLTRPSFSFEVARVLKHLSTSGMKNVGVVYEDNGFGREAWTAASSEAGVLGIKLNGVSYLAGSAQVDQAVSKMLASGPQAIVLASQTAGAAAFIQRYRAQGGTAQLATLSYVEGSHLARIIGKKASHGVAVLEAAPNTLNESVPLVREFRTIYKKYGPNDVEPTQAMMESYVAARTLFEGLRRAGGARAKLPAAMASIDRFDLGGINVSFAGTRRTGVEFAEMAVIDRQGRVIR from the coding sequence ATGAACACACTTCGTCATTCGCGCCTGCTCAAGACATTGGCCGCCCTCGTCGTTTGCGCCGCGGCTCCTATCGCTTCGGCAGATATCACTGTACTGCAGATGGCCCCGCTCACCGGGCCCTACGGCGGGATTGGCTGGCACATGCAAGTCGGCGCCCAGGTTGCCGTGGCTGACCTCAACGCGCGCGGCGGCATCGCCGGGCAAAAGGTGAAGCTCGTGACCGCCAGCCAGGAGCCGGGCGATGTCAGCAAACAGCTGCGCCCGCTGATCGACAAGAACGCCCCGGCCGCCCTGCTCGGCCTGATGGGTGAAGACAGCGTTCAGCAACTGCTGGACAGCCGTTTGCTCGACGATACCGGCCTCGCGCTGGTCGGCCCCCGCGTCGGCGCCTCCAGTCTCGCGAGCGGGTCCAAGCAACTGTTCCTCACGCGGCCGAGCTTCAGCTTCGAGGTGGCACGGGTACTCAAGCATCTATCCACCAGCGGCATGAAGAACGTCGGCGTGGTGTACGAGGACAACGGCTTCGGCCGCGAGGCATGGACCGCCGCGTCGAGCGAGGCTGGCGTTCTCGGCATCAAGCTCAATGGCGTCAGCTACCTCGCAGGCTCGGCACAGGTCGATCAGGCGGTGTCAAAGATGCTCGCAAGCGGGCCCCAAGCGATCGTGCTGGCATCTCAAACGGCAGGCGCTGCGGCGTTCATCCAGCGCTATCGCGCCCAGGGCGGCACCGCTCAGCTCGCCACGTTGTCGTACGTGGAAGGCAGCCATCTGGCCCGCATCATCGGCAAGAAGGCATCGCATGGCGTCGCGGTGCTGGAAGCTGCGCCCAACACACTGAACGAATCCGTGCCCTTGGTGCGCGAGTTCCGCACCATCTACAAGAAGTACGGCCCGAATGACGTCGAGCCCACGCAGGCAATGATGGAGTCTTACGTGGCTGCCCGCACGCTGTTCGAGGGCCTGCGCCGTGCCGGCGGTGCCCGCGCGAAGCTGCCTGCCGCAATGGCAAGCATCGACCGCTTTGACCTCGGCGGCATCAACGTCAGTTTCGCCGGCACCCGGCGTACCGGCGTGGAGTTTGCCGAAATGGCGGTGATCGACCGTCAGGGTCGCGTCATCCGATAA
- the grpE gene encoding nucleotide exchange factor GrpE has protein sequence MQENQSSPQPEVELTSAAEASPEAASAENPETASVDTLPSLEEQLRQAELKSAEHYDAWLRAKAETENVRRRAAEDIQKASKFAIEKFATELLPVKDSLEQTLAVANPTLESIREGVELTLRNLARAFERGNLTELDPVGAKFDPHQHQAMSMVESDQPANTVVQVFQKGYLIEGRVVRPAMVAVSKAKD, from the coding sequence ATGCAGGAAAACCAGTCCAGTCCGCAGCCCGAGGTCGAACTGACCTCCGCCGCCGAAGCTTCGCCGGAAGCCGCTAGCGCCGAGAACCCGGAAACGGCGTCGGTCGACACCCTGCCCAGCCTCGAAGAGCAGCTGCGCCAGGCTGAGTTGAAGAGCGCCGAGCACTACGACGCATGGCTGCGTGCGAAGGCCGAAACCGAAAACGTCCGCCGTCGTGCTGCAGAAGACATCCAGAAAGCCTCCAAGTTCGCGATCGAAAAGTTCGCTACGGAGCTTCTGCCGGTCAAGGACAGCCTTGAGCAAACGCTCGCGGTGGCCAACCCGACGCTCGAATCGATCCGCGAGGGTGTGGAACTGACGCTGCGCAACCTGGCGCGCGCTTTTGAACGCGGCAACCTGACCGAACTCGATCCGGTTGGCGCGAAGTTCGACCCGCACCAGCATCAGGCGATGAGCATGGTCGAGTCGGACCAGCCCGCAAATACCGTCGTCCAGGTTTTCCAGAAGGGTTATCTGATCGAAGGTCGCGTTGTACGCCCGGCGATGGTCGCCGTATCAAAGGCGAAGGACTGA